One genomic region from Papaver somniferum cultivar HN1 unplaced genomic scaffold, ASM357369v1 unplaced-scaffold_24, whole genome shotgun sequence encodes:
- the LOC113341088 gene encoding early nodulin-93-like: MEKNIAQSPLEINGLASFENRLAMAKQCSQQGVIAGAKAAVLAGIASAIPTIASVRMLPWARANLNPTAQALIISTAAGAAYFIVADKTVLAAARKNSINYSSEQSN; the protein is encoded by the exons atggagaaaaacatAGCTCAATCACCACTTGAGATCAATGGGTTAGCTTCATTTGAAAACAGACTTGCCATGGCTAAGCAGTGTTCCCAACAGGGTGTCATTGCTGGTGCTAAAGCTGCCGTTCTTGCTGGTATTGCTTCTGCCATTCCCACC ATTGCTAGTGTGAGGATGTTGCCATGGGCAAGGGCTAACCTCAATCCAACTGCTCAAGCTCTCATCATCTCCACTG CTGCCGGAGCTGCTTACTTCATTGTAGCGGACAAGACTGTTTTAGCAGCCGCCCGCAAAAACTCTATCAATTACAGCAGTGAACAATCTAACTGA